In Pseudomonadota bacterium, the genomic stretch GCGGTGGGTCGTCGCCGCAGTAGTCGCCGAAGCAGGTGGGCGGGATGTAACCCGCGCCCTCATCCTCGGTGAAGATGTAGACCACTTCCGGGGGGATGCCGGGCTTGTCGAGCTCTTCGACGCCTACGGCACCCGTCCCTAGATCGACGTTGTAGAGCTGTCCGTTGCCGAGGGCAGCGAAGCAGGCCTGGGTGGTGCCATCGTCGGGCAGGTAGCTGGTGAAGCTGGCCGTGTTCTGGAAGATGCGCGTCTCCGACAGCACCTTCTCGCCCGCCGCCGTCACCATCGGCATGTAGTAGCCGCTGACGAGGCTATCGGGGTTGTTGGCGAGGTCGCCGATGTAGGCGAAGTCGGCCTTGGTGAAGCCGTACTTGTCCACGTACTCCGCTGCCGGGTTCTCGCTCAGACCCAAGTCGTCGAAGGGATAGAAGTCGCGTACCACGAAGAAGTAATCGTTGAGGCCGTCGTACTTCGGATGGGCGCGATAGCCCGAGGCGACGGTGATGTTGAAGAAGTCGCGCCCGGCGGCTTCGCCGAGGGCGACGTCGGGGGCGTAGTAGAAGCGACGGTTGTCGCTGCTGTCACCGCCCGCCGCACCGCCCAGGGAGGCGAGCACGCCGCCGGTGATGTGGAAGTAGTCGCCCTCTTCGCGCGGGTTGTGCACGTCGAGGCGCCACACGCGACCGCCGAGGTCCGCCGCGTAGAGGCGGTCGGCGAAGCCGTCGGCGTTGAGGTCGACCACGCGGATGGCGCCGGTGATCGCCGACTCCATGTCCTCGAGGTAGGCCTGGGTGACCGTGTCCGCCGTGTTGGCGGCGCTGCCGGACCACACCAGCTCGCCGGTGAAGGCGTTGATCATGTAGATGGCGTTGCCCACCGAGTCGGGCGCGTAGGCGGAGTAGTTGTCCTGACGGACGTCGTAGCCGCCGCCGAAGACCAGCACGTCCTGGTCCAGCTCGCTGCCGAAGGTGCCGGTCTTCACCCGCGTGCGGGTGATCGGTGACCAGGTCTGTCCGAGCTGGGCGAAGCCGTTGTCCGCGGCCGAGCGCTTCCACATGATCTGCGGGTTGAGCGGATCGGTGTAGTCGAGGGCGTAGAGGTAGTCGCCGCCGCGGCGAAGGCCTACGTAGAGATAGACGCTGTCGCCGTCGCCGGCGTTGATTTCGCCGTCGCCGCCGTCGCGGACCCAGGCAGCGATGGGGCCGTCCACGCCGTAGATGCGGGTGGTGGTCTCGTAGTCTGCGTACCAGTCGTCGACGTGCTCCACCAGCTCCAGCGGTAGGAAGGCGGAGAGCTCGGCGCCCGTCTGGCCGTCGAAGGCGTGGAGGAAGCCCTCGTTGGAGCCGACGAAGACCACGGCCTGGGGCTCGTCTTCACCACGAGCGTAGGTGACCACCACGGGCTTGGAGTGCATGGGGTCGCCGAGCTGGCTGCGCGGCTCCTGCGTGTCGCCGTCCTCGTCGTCGTCCTTCACGTCCTTGCCGGACACCCACTGCAGGAGTTCCTTGAGGCGATCGTTGTCGCTAGCGGCCTCGGGGTTGAGCAGGTTCATGTCGAGGTTGGCGAGGAGGTAGTCGGCGAACAGGTCGAGGTTGGTTGTGGTGAAGGGCAGGAGGGTGCCGCCCCACTCGGTCAGGACGTTGCGTTCGGCGGGTAGCAGGGAGCCGACGCCGCCGGCCTCCACGGAGAAGCCGTCCGGCGCCTGCGACCACCAGCTGCGCGACTCCTCGCGGAAGAAGCCCGTGTTCTGGTCCACCGCTTCCATGTCGTCCGCATCGATCACCACCAGGTCACCGCCGGCGTTTTCGCCCATGCGATAGCGCTTCAGGTTGCCCTTCCAGCGCGACGTCCCGGTGGCCTCGAACACGCTGTAGTAGAGCTGATCGAGGTGGGTGGTGCGATCGAAGGCGTTGACGGAGACGCCCGGGGAGGTGAGGGCGCTGCCGCCGTCGGCCACCTCCACGAAGATCTGCTCGAGCACGCTCAGGAGCGTGTCCGCGTCATCGGCCAGGTAGTAGCGACCGCCACCGCGCACGGCCGTGTCCTCCAGCAGGGGAAGGTCCTGGAAGAAGCCGATCGTGTGCGTGATGACGTTCTGGAACCCGTCCGCTTCCGTGCCGTAGATGTCGTTCTCGTAGAGGTAGGCGGCGATGTCGTCGAGGCAGTCGCCGTCGCCGTCTACGCTGTAGAAGCTCCAGTTCCAGTCCGGGTTGTCCGTGCAGATGCCTTCGAAGCCGGGCCAGGTGGGGACCACGTCGGTGATCTCGGAGTCGAACTGCGGTTGCCCGTCCGTGAGGTAGACGATGTGGTTCTCCTGGCACTGGCGGGCGGGGCTTATATAGGTGGTGCCGTCGTGGGAGTCGGGGTCGCTCGGCGAGAAGTTCTCGGGCAGGGGCTCCTCGTCGAAGCTGCCCGCGTAGGTGTCCAGGCCGAAGTACACGTCCCAGCCCATCATGTAGGAGGCGGCCTCGTACATGGTCTCAGAGAGCTGGGTGGTGCCGGTGGCGGTGAGGGCCGCCACCTGGGCGAGGATGTCGTCGCGTGCCGTCGAGATGTCTTCGATGGCGTGCAGCACCATGCCGCCGCCTTCGTTGAAGTCATCGGGCAGGAGCGGGCCGGTCATGTAGCCGGAGTCGAAGCGCATGAGACCGACGTTTACGTACTCCAACTCGTTCAGAAAGCGGGTGACCACCTCCTTGACGATGTCCAGGCGCGAGCGGCCGTCGACGTCCTCGTTCATCGAGCCCGAGGTGTCGATGACGAACAGGACGTTGGCGTAGTAGTCGGGGCCGAATTCGTTGGCGGCGGTTTGGTACAGCTCGGCGTCTTCCGCCTGAGCCCAACCCGCGGCGAAGGTGGCGGCTACGGTGGCGCCAGCCAACAGTACGCGGCGCCACGGTCGAAGGTCACGTTGGTGCACGATGTCACTCCTTGCCTGGGTGGGGGTGGGCACTTAGTCGTCGCCGAGGCCTGAGGGCACCACGACGTAGAAGCCTTGCAGGTGATTGGAGCGCGCCCCGCGGGCCGACTCGCCCAAGCTGTCGATCTGGTAATGGTCCGAGCGGTACTCGGTGAGCGAGTACCCCGGCGGCGGCAGCTGGGTGCTGTTGTAGGTGGTGGTCGTGTCCGCGGTGACGCCCGCCGTGAACTGGTAGTCCTCGGTCACGCGGGGCACGGCGATGTCGTCCAGCGGGCCGCGAAGTACCTCCGCCTGAATCGCGGACTCGGCGGCCTCGAAGGCATCCTGGGAATGCTGGGTGTTGCCGGCCATCACCAGGTCCAGGGTGTTGCTGCTGATGCCGGTCACGCCGAGCAGGGTCATGACTAACAAAAGCACCAGGCCGACCACCAGGGCGGCGCCGCGCTGGCGTGAGGCGCTCAGTGCCCGGCGTACGACGGGCTGGCGATGAATGGCGAGTTGACGCTGTTGCATCGGTGATTCCTCGTGTTGATTCGGGGTGGGCGCGCTAGAGCGCGCCGCCGTTCAGTTCCACCACGCGGTTGCGCAGGGCCACGGTCTTGCTGGTCAGGATGCGGCGCAGGCGATCGTCGTCAGGGTCTGCCGTGTTGGACGGGCTGAAGCTGACATCGGCGTAGGTGTAGGTAGCGTTGTCGACGAAGGCGTCCTCGTCCTGGTCCGTGCGCATGCGCAGCCAAACGCGCACGGACATCACCTGGGAGTAGTCGAGGGCGGGGTCCGCGTCGACGTAGCTGTTCACCGAGCCGTCCGCGTCCGTGTCGATGCCGAACTGCACCTGCAGATCCTCGGCCCCCGCGAGCACCTCCTCATCGGCAACCGTCGGGTTGGCGCCGCTCTCCAACGTCAGGCGGCGCAGGGAGGGAAGGGCCGGATCGAAGTCCGATGTGGGCGAGACGTAGTAGGCGTGCACGATCAGGGCGAAGTTGCCGGCGGTGGGCGCGTAGCCTGCCGGCTCCGTGGTGCCCACGAATAGCTCACCCCGATTTTCGTCCGCGCGCATGTAGAGGGTGCCCGCCTGCAGGTCGGCCGTTGCCGTGGCCGTGTCCGCCACGTGGCGCACGATCAGCATGTCTGAGCCCGCGATATAGCGGTTGGAGCCGATCAGACAGGTGGCGTTGTAGGGGTTGGCGCCGTCCGCCCCTTCGATCGGTCGCTCCAGGTGGACCGCCCAGTTGTTCTCGCAGTCGTTGTCGATGGCGATGTCCACCGTGTCCGCCGGGGTGGCACGACCGTCGATGGACTCCGTGTCCGTGGTTGCGCCCCAGTAGCCTGCGGCGCGAATGTCCGGCTCCAGGAGTTCCATCGCGTAGCGCGAACTCTCCTGCATACGCGCCACCCGGGCCGTGACCTGGATCGTGCCGTAGCCGTTGGCGTAGATGCTCAAGGCACCGGTGAGCAGGAAGGTGCCGATGAACAGGGCGACCATGATCTCGATCAGGCTCAAGCCCCGTACGCCGCGCGCCGCGATGTTGACGTTGCCCTTGGGTGTGCGTGTCATCTTTGCGTCTCCTCAGATGGCCAGGGCGAGCGAGTAGGACTGGGCCTCGTCGCGCTCGGTCCAGCTCACGGTGATCACGAAGGTGCTCGGGAAGGTGGTGTCGTCGTACTCGATGATCCCGACACCGCCCGGCAGACCGAGTTGCATCGCCGAATCCTCACTGGAGTTGCCGATCAAGGTCTTCCACTGCCAGATGTC encodes the following:
- a CDS encoding VWA domain-containing protein; the protein is MHQRDLRPWRRVLLAGATVAATFAAGWAQAEDAELYQTAANEFGPDYYANVLFVIDTSGSMNEDVDGRSRLDIVKEVVTRFLNELEYVNVGLMRFDSGYMTGPLLPDDFNEGGGMVLHAIEDISTARDDILAQVAALTATGTTQLSETMYEAASYMMGWDVYFGLDTYAGSFDEEPLPENFSPSDPDSHDGTTYISPARQCQENHIVYLTDGQPQFDSEITDVVPTWPGFEGICTDNPDWNWSFYSVDGDGDCLDDIAAYLYENDIYGTEADGFQNVITHTIGFFQDLPLLEDTAVRGGGRYYLADDADTLLSVLEQIFVEVADGGSALTSPGVSVNAFDRTTHLDQLYYSVFEATGTSRWKGNLKRYRMGENAGGDLVVIDADDMEAVDQNTGFFREESRSWWSQAPDGFSVEAGGVGSLLPAERNVLTEWGGTLLPFTTTNLDLFADYLLANLDMNLLNPEAASDNDRLKELLQWVSGKDVKDDDEDGDTQEPRSQLGDPMHSKPVVVTYARGEDEPQAVVFVGSNEGFLHAFDGQTGAELSAFLPLELVEHVDDWYADYETTTRIYGVDGPIAAWVRDGGDGEINAGDGDSVYLYVGLRRGGDYLYALDYTDPLNPQIMWKRSAADNGFAQLGQTWSPITRTRVKTGTFGSELDQDVLVFGGGYDVRQDNYSAYAPDSVGNAIYMINAFTGELVWSGSAANTADTVTQAYLEDMESAITGAIRVVDLNADGFADRLYAADLGGRVWRLDVHNPREEGDYFHITGGVLASLGGAAGGDSSDNRRFYYAPDVALGEAAGRDFFNITVASGYRAHPKYDGLNDYFFVVRDFYPFDDLGLSENPAAEYVDKYGFTKADFAYIGDLANNPDSLVSGYYMPMVTAAGEKVLSETRIFQNTASFTSYLPDDGTTQACFAALGNGQLYNVDLGTGAVGVEELDKPGIPPEVVYIFTEDEGAGYIPPTCFGDYCGDDPPPEGDGGGEEEEVAEGPGGRDIGCVVGPESCDAAGAELPVKTFWRQEDTDDVGGGN
- a CDS encoding PilX N-terminal domain-containing pilus assembly protein: MQQRQLAIHRQPVVRRALSASRQRGAALVVGLVLLLVMTLLGVTGISSNTLDLVMAGNTQHSQDAFEAAESAIQAEVLRGPLDDIAVPRVTEDYQFTAGVTADTTTTYNSTQLPPPGYSLTEYRSDHYQIDSLGESARGARSNHLQGFYVVVPSGLGDD
- a CDS encoding PilW family protein; this encodes MTRTPKGNVNIAARGVRGLSLIEIMVALFIGTFLLTGALSIYANGYGTIQVTARVARMQESSRYAMELLEPDIRAAGYWGATTDTESIDGRATPADTVDIAIDNDCENNWAVHLERPIEGADGANPYNATCLIGSNRYIAGSDMLIVRHVADTATATADLQAGTLYMRADENRGELFVGTTEPAGYAPTAGNFALIVHAYYVSPTSDFDPALPSLRRLTLESGANPTVADEEVLAGAEDLQVQFGIDTDADGSVNSYVDADPALDYSQVMSVRVWLRMRTDQDEDAFVDNATYTYADVSFSPSNTADPDDDRLRRILTSKTVALRNRVVELNGGAL